The Sphaerochaeta globosa str. Buddy region ATCATCAAGGATCGTGACGATTTCACCCTCGAGCAGAAATATGCGCTGCTTCCCAAGAAATACCATGCCAAGGCCCGCTACCACGACATGACGTTGTCCATTATCAAGCTGCACCAGCAGCGAGCCGGGGCGTGATCGAGAAAGGTAGCAGGCTGTAGAACTCACAAATGACCAGGAGGTAAAAAAGGATATGTACATCAAGGCATTCGACAAGGATCTGAGGGGGAGCGAGAGCTTTCAGTTTGAGGTGGGCAAGACCTACACGACCAAGGCCGACAATCCGGTGGTGTGGTTCCATTATGGGGACAAGGCGACCACGGCATTATGCTTCTATCCCAAGGAAGACACACGATTTTGCATCGTCGAGCCGTTGGGGCGGACGCATACGCGGTATCATCACCGATGTGTCACGGTGAAAAGCTTTGCCACCGATGCCATCAGGATCGTGAGGGAACTCTCCCATGACGAGGTGTGCCGCTTGCTTTTTGAGGAGCATTGCCCGTGGTGGCTTGCCAATTACCTGAAACCGCCATTCGAGGTGATGGCAAAGTACGGTAACAGTCTACGCGGAGAACTTGCAGTTAGCGAGATTCTCACTAAGCGCAGCGATCTTACGGTGGACCAGCATCTGGCCTTGCTTCCGAAGAAGCATCACCTGACTGTGTACAAATATCACTATAGGAAGACAATAGCTATGCAAAAGCTGCAATGCGCAGCGGAACCGGCACAACCGACAGTAAACAGTATGGGGGTGGGGGCCCCCTAGGGGGATCTTAATCTCTAGGGGGTATGCGCCTTACAACGGGCGGGTCCCCTCACGCGAAAAAACGGCGAATTCGAACGGGGGTATACCCCCCCACTACTATTACAAATGAAGGAGGCCCTGGATGGCCAAGGACGGAACGAACCGCGGCGGTGCCCAGATCGGCGCCGGTCGCAAACCCAAGGCGCTCGCCGAGAAGATTGCTAACGGCAATCCCGGGGGCAGGAAATTGAAGATATTGGATCTGAGCAAGGATGCGACGGACCTGGAGGGCTCGGACATGCCTCCGGTGAGGGATTTCATGAAGGAAGCCCAGCGTAGTGGTCTGGATTTGTGTGCCGAGGAGGTATTCACCGAGACCTACCTGTGGCTGAAGAAACTCGGGTGCGAGGAGCTGATATCCCGCCGGATGCTCGAGGAGTACTCCATGTCGGTGGCTCGGTGGATCCAGTGCGAGATGGCCATCAGCCAGTTCGGATTCCTGGCAAAGCACCCCACCACCGGCGCTGCGATTCCCAGCCCGTATGTCGCCATGTCCCATGCCTTCATGAAGCAGATCAACCAAAGCTGGTATCACATCTACCAGATCGTGAAGGAGAACTGCACCAGGACGATCCCGAGCAACAATCCCCAGGACGACATCATGGAGCGTTTGCTCACTTATAATCCACGAAGGTGATTATCATGCTGGTCCTCCCCCGATATTCTCCTGATGGACCAACGGTCTGTGGTATCGGGTGAAGCGGGGGAGGGGGACTTGCAATTATAGCAAAGCTGAGCGATCAATGCACACTACACGGAGGATGCATATGGATGAGATGAACCGTAAGAGAGTCGAGGTCCTCAGGAAGCAATACCCAAGCGGGTGTATAGTAGAGCTGGTGAGCCTAGACGATGAGCACGCACCTCCCAAGGGTACCAAGGGTAAAGTAATCCACGTGGATGACATCGGTACTATCCACATTACATGGGAAACCGGTTCGACATTGGGAGTGGTACCGGGGGTCGACATGGTGAAACGCCTGGACGAAGAAATACCTACGAAATAGTGTATCTTATTTGCATATATACACTTGCTATATATCCTTCTTTGAGTGATTACTACAGTACGAAGAAAAACACACCAAAGAGAGGTAGACGGCATGGACAAGACAACACGGTTCGGAATCGAGATAGAGATGACAGGCATCACCCGCAAGGACGCAGCCCTGGCTGCCCAGATGGTCCTCGGTGGCGAGCTGCTCTACGGTGGCTCCTACTACGACACCTACGAACTGAAGACCTTCGATGGCCGCGCATGGAAGTTCACCTACGACGGATCCATTCGATGCGAAACCAAGACTCGAGGGATTAAAGAGAGCGCATCTCGTCTGTACAGCGTCGAGCTGGTCAGCCCGATCCTCACCTACGAAGCTGACATCGAGAAGGTGCAGGAGGTCATCAGGGCACTACGTAAGGCCGGGGCCTTCACCAACAGCTCATGCGGCATCCACGTGCACTTGGAAAAAAAGGGGCACACACCGCGTTCGGTGCGCAACTTCGTGAACATCGTCTACGCACGGAACGACCTGTTCTACAAGGCCCTGGGTATCGAAGCCAGCCGGGCACGGTATTGCAAGCAGATGGACGACCACCTCGTAGAGAGCATGAACCGCAAAAAACCGACCACCTTCGCAGAGATCGAGGACATCTGGTACTCCGGCTACGGCGGAAGCAGGGAAATCAAATACCATAGCAGCAGATACAACTTTTTGAACTTACATTCACTATTCCACGGCCATGGCACCATCGAGCTACGCGGATTCAACAGCACGCTGCACGCCGGAGAGGTCAGGAGCTACATCGTGTTCGCCCTAGCATTGAACACCCAGGCGCTCACGCAAAACTCGGCGAGCACCAAGAAGCCCCAGGCCGAGAACGAGAAGTTTGCGATGCGCACCTACCTCAACCGCATCGGCTTCATCGGCGACGAGTTCAAAGCCTGCCGCGAGCATTTGTGCAAGCGGTTATCGGGAAATGCCGCGTGGAGACGGCGGATCGCAGCCTGAAGGGGCGACTTCTTGGAACCTTGAGGGCGGGATAACCGCCCTTTCAGGTGGTAGAAGACCAAATGAAGGAGTAAAGCAACGATGAAGAAAATCTATCTGGCCTATGGAAGCAATCTGAACCTCGAACAGATGGGATACAGATGCCCCGATGCCGCAGTCATCGGAACAACGATACTGCACGATTATCAGCTGTTGTTTCGGGGAGGCCGACATACTGGCGTGGCCACCATCGAGATGAAACGGGGTGCAAAGGTTCCGGTGCTTCTCTGGCAGATCACCGAAAAATGCGAGAAGGCCTTGGACCGCTACGAGGGGCACCCCCATCTGTATCGCAAGAAGCGCCTGATGGTGAACCTGGATGGGGATGAACTGGTGGCGATGGCCTACGTCATGAACGAAGGACCTCCTCTGGCGATGCCGGATGCGTATTACTACGCGACAATCCTTGACGGTTACCACGATTGCGGTTTTGACGAGCAGATCCTCAAGGAGGCGGTTATGTACACAAAGGACTTGCAGGATGTGCAGAAGCGCAAATCCGAGCGGCCTTTTTGCATCGATGTGCTTGCCAAGCTTCCCTAGATGCGGAAACAATGCATTTCCAGAAGGAGGTTCGCAGATGGATTACGAGTGCGATAGTACCCTTGCAGAGCTGAAGAAGCGATTTCCTGCAGGGGCGCTGGTGGAGTTGGTGAAGATGGAAGATGGGGATTCGCCCCCTATGGGTGCCAAGGGTGAAGTGTTGCACGTGGATGCATTGGGAACGGTGCATGTGTTGTGGGAGACCGGCTCGACACTGGGAATCATCCCTTCAGTCGATGAGATACGCTTGGTTTCAGAAGCACAGGGAGGCGGCAATGGATGAGACGGTCAAAGCTCAACTGGAGCAGGTGAGAACTACTGCGTTGACGAACATGTTCGATGTGGCGGCGGTGATCAGGATCGCCGAGCACCTCGGGCTTGACGAGCTTGCCGCGTATCTGGCAGCAGGCAACGCGGGGGAATACACGCGATTCATCCTCACCGGCAAGACTTGATTATACAACACTACCAACCAACAACGAGGCCCTTCGGGGCCTTTTTTGTTGCCCGAACGACCGCCAGGCAAAGTACGAAAACTGGTTGGTTTTCAAGGCTTTTATAACCACTTATATAATTTCACATTATGCAGATAACTCTTTGTATTGACTTGATATGATGCGCGCTATCAGCGAACATGCACCAACGCGGAACCACACCCGACGGCGCGTGGTTTTCAAAGCTTGTACACTGGAGGACCTTCATGGCAAAGACCAACATCAAGATCATCGAGGTTGCCCCGCACCAAAAGCACTCACGGCAGAGGATGGAGTCGGCCGTGGTACGGGTGGCCGCCTACTGCCGGGTGAGCACGCTCTCGGAGGAGCAGGAGCTTTCATATGAGACCCAATGTACCTACTACCGCAACCTGGTTGCATCCGACCCTGCCCTTGAGCTGGTGGGTGTCTATGGGGACCGCGGATGTTCGGGAGTGATGATGAAAAGCCGCCCGCAGTTTTTGAGGATGATGCAGGACTGCAAGGACGGCAAGATCGATTATGTGATGGTCAAGTCGGTCTCGCGCTTTGCACGCAACCTGGCCGACTGCCTTGAGTGCGTGCGAGCTCTCAAGGGCATGGGCATTCCGGTCCTGTTCGAACGTGAGGGTATCGACACCATGGACGATCGGGCCGAGATGATCCTTTCGATGCTCGCCGCCATCGCCCAGGAGGAGTCCAACAGCCTGAGCATGAACATCAAGTGGGCGTTCGAAAAGCGCCAGGAGAGCGGCATCGCAGCGCGCCGCGTCCCCTATGGATACCGCAAGGCCGCTGTATCTGATACCCACATCAGCGAATGGGTGATCCATCAACCCGAGGCCAAGCGGGTGAGACTGATGTTCACCATGGCAGGGAAGGGATGCAGGTATAAGGAGATCCTCACCGCATTGAGAGACTTGGAGACCAAGGAAAACCAATCGACGCGGTGGTATCACGACAAGCTCTATCGGATGCTGCGTAGCGAAGTCTACAAGGGTGATGTGCTGACCACCAAGCAATACGTGGTCGATTACCTGTCGAAGAAACAACGGCGCAACGAGGGCCAACGGCCCCAGTTCTACATCGAGGATCATCATCCTCCGATCGTGGAGGTATCTTTGTTCGATCACGTTCAGAAGCTCTTGGATTCAGGGGCGCTCAGGCACTATGCGAAACACTAGGAGGCATGCGGATGGAAGGACATACATATCAGGCAACAGGCAACACCCCCGTTGGGGTCAGAAGGCTCTATCGAGAGAGTGCGCTGCCGCAGGTGAGGGCGAAGCGGGTGGCGGCGTACTGCCGCGTCTCCACCGAGCTCGAGCAGCAGCAAAGCAGCCTGACGACCCAGATGGAGGCGTTCAACGACATGATCGCCCGCCATGCCGATTGGGAGCTTGCCGGTATCTATACCGATGAGGAGACCGGCACCAGTAGGCGCAACCGCGACGGGTTCAACTCCCTGATGGCCGATGCGGAGGCCGGCAAGATCGACATCATCCTGGTCAAATCAGTCCAGCGCTTTGCACGCAACACCGTCGACACCCTCACCGCTACACGCAGGCTCAAGGCCTTGGGGGTATCGGTGTTCTTCGAGCGGGACAACATCAACACCTCTCAGGCGACGTCTGAGCTGTATCTCACCCTGATGGCTGCAGTCGCCCAGGAGGAGAGCCACAGTCTTTCTGAAAACATGAAGTGGGGCATCAGAAAGCGTTTCGCCGCCGGCATCCCCAAGTGGGCGGCCACCTATGGTTATCGCAAGACCGAGGAGGGCGATTGGGTGATCGAGGAGAACGAGGCCAAACAGGTACGGAGGATCTTTGACATGTACAAGAACGGTTCGGGCCTTCCTTCCATCGTAACCGCATTGGAGCAAGACGGTGTGATCACCCAGATGGGAGGGACCAAGTGGTATCCCCATACGCTTGCTACGATGCTCAAGAATGAGAAGTACATCGGGGATGTGAGGATGCAAAAGGATTATACGGCGGACCATCTCTCCCACCGCAGGGTCAAGAACCGCGACCTGCTGGTGCCCCAATACTATATCCGTGATCATCACCCGTCCATCATCGACCGTGAGACGTTCGCGGTCGTACAGCGGATAGCACTGCTGTGCGATCCCCATCGCGGCTCCACCCAGTATCCCTATTATGGGTTCCTGCGCTGCCCGCATTGTGGCCAGTTGATGATACGCTTCCAGCTCCCCGGGCATTTCAGCAAGGAGAAGGATTGGACCTGCGGCGGTGCCGCCGGGCATGAGAAGCGTGGTGACCGTACCTCCTGCATACCGCAATCGATCAGTGAGGGGTACATCCATGAGGCATTCTGGCAGACGTTCGATGA contains the following coding sequences:
- a CDS encoding DUF4314 domain-containing protein yields the protein MDYECDSTLAELKKRFPAGALVELVKMEDGDSPPMGAKGEVLHVDALGTVHVLWETGSTLGIIPSVDEIRLVSEAQGGGNG
- a CDS encoding DUF4314 domain-containing protein, producing MNRKRVEVLRKQYPSGCIVELVSLDDEHAPPKGTKGKVIHVDDIGTIHITWETGSTLGVVPGVDMVKRLDEEIPTK
- a CDS encoding amidoligase family protein yields the protein MDKTTRFGIEIEMTGITRKDAALAAQMVLGGELLYGGSYYDTYELKTFDGRAWKFTYDGSIRCETKTRGIKESASRLYSVELVSPILTYEADIEKVQEVIRALRKAGAFTNSSCGIHVHLEKKGHTPRSVRNFVNIVYARNDLFYKALGIEASRARYCKQMDDHLVESMNRKKPTTFAEIEDIWYSGYGGSREIKYHSSRYNFLNLHSLFHGHGTIELRGFNSTLHAGEVRSYIVFALALNTQALTQNSASTKKPQAENEKFAMRTYLNRIGFIGDEFKACREHLCKRLSGNAAWRRRIAA
- a CDS encoding recombinase family protein, with product MAKTNIKIIEVAPHQKHSRQRMESAVVRVAAYCRVSTLSEEQELSYETQCTYYRNLVASDPALELVGVYGDRGCSGVMMKSRPQFLRMMQDCKDGKIDYVMVKSVSRFARNLADCLECVRALKGMGIPVLFEREGIDTMDDRAEMILSMLAAIAQEESNSLSMNIKWAFEKRQESGIAARRVPYGYRKAAVSDTHISEWVIHQPEAKRVRLMFTMAGKGCRYKEILTALRDLETKENQSTRWYHDKLYRMLRSEVYKGDVLTTKQYVVDYLSKKQRRNEGQRPQFYIEDHHPPIVEVSLFDHVQKLLDSGALRHYAKH
- a CDS encoding recombinase family protein, with product MEGHTYQATGNTPVGVRRLYRESALPQVRAKRVAAYCRVSTELEQQQSSLTTQMEAFNDMIARHADWELAGIYTDEETGTSRRNRDGFNSLMADAEAGKIDIILVKSVQRFARNTVDTLTATRRLKALGVSVFFERDNINTSQATSELYLTLMAAVAQEESHSLSENMKWGIRKRFAAGIPKWAATYGYRKTEEGDWVIEENEAKQVRRIFDMYKNGSGLPSIVTALEQDGVITQMGGTKWYPHTLATMLKNEKYIGDVRMQKDYTADHLSHRRVKNRDLLVPQYYIRDHHPSIIDRETFAVVQRIALLCDPHRGSTQYPYYGFLRCPHCGQLMIRFQLPGHFSKEKDWTCGGAAGHEKRGDRTSCIPQSISEGYIHEAFWQTFDDLDEDGLLAISHSSGDMAEGARFALEARGCDRSGLVGKRNEPSYHLLVKTVKGISFTEDYRTLLVTWNFGVVSRIDIGYQRPWHRPTSVLTYSGGRFRIDCKPIVSGKQVATSLKVRILYIDAIRIVDPSDDDEVQIPNVYPPLSKKHNSNEEDPCELPG
- a CDS encoding gamma-glutamylcyclotransferase family protein, producing MKKIYLAYGSNLNLEQMGYRCPDAAVIGTTILHDYQLLFRGGRHTGVATIEMKRGAKVPVLLWQITEKCEKALDRYEGHPHLYRKKRLMVNLDGDELVAMAYVMNEGPPLAMPDAYYYATILDGYHDCGFDEQILKEAVMYTKDLQDVQKRKSERPFCIDVLAKLP
- a CDS encoding DUF5049 domain-containing protein; its protein translation is MDETVKAQLEQVRTTALTNMFDVAAVIRIAEHLGLDELAAYLAAGNAGEYTRFILTGKT
- a CDS encoding DUF7666 domain-containing protein, encoding MYIKAFDKDLRGSESFQFEVGKTYTTKADNPVVWFHYGDKATTALCFYPKEDTRFCIVEPLGRTHTRYHHRCVTVKSFATDAIRIVRELSHDEVCRLLFEEHCPWWLANYLKPPFEVMAKYGNSLRGELAVSEILTKRSDLTVDQHLALLPKKHHLTVYKYHYRKTIAMQKLQCAAEPAQPTVNSMGVGAP
- a CDS encoding P27 family phage terminase small subunit, producing MKILDLSKDATDLEGSDMPPVRDFMKEAQRSGLDLCAEEVFTETYLWLKKLGCEELISRRMLEEYSMSVARWIQCEMAISQFGFLAKHPTTGAAIPSPYVAMSHAFMKQINQSWYHIYQIVKENCTRTIPSNNPQDDIMERLLTYNPRR